In Rhodospirillales bacterium, a single window of DNA contains:
- a CDS encoding GatB/YqeY domain-containing protein, whose translation MSIRQQIQDTLKEALKAQDRCTTSTLRLVCAALKDRDIALRSNGAGQPPAGDDQTLDLLAKMVCQREEAAEQYRAGDRPELAEKEEAEIEVIRRFMPRRMSADEVEAVVDHVISEIEATGLKDMGRVMAALKQGYPGQIDGAAASALVKQRLG comes from the coding sequence ATGTCAATCCGTCAGCAAATCCAAGACACGCTCAAAGAAGCGCTCAAAGCCCAGGATAGGTGCACCACCTCGACCCTGAGGCTGGTGTGCGCGGCTTTGAAAGACCGGGATATTGCCTTGCGCAGCAACGGTGCGGGCCAGCCGCCGGCGGGCGACGATCAGACTCTCGATTTGCTCGCCAAGATGGTCTGCCAGCGCGAAGAAGCCGCCGAACAGTACCGTGCCGGCGACCGACCGGAACTGGCTGAGAAGGAAGAGGCCGAGATCGAGGTGATCCGCCGCTTCATGCCGCGCCGCATGTCAGCCGATGAGGTCGAGGCCGTGGTCGACCACGTGATCTCCGAGATTGAAGCCACGGGCCTCAAGGACATGGGCCGGGTCATGGCCGCTCTGAAGCAGGGTTATCCCGGCCAGATCGACGGTGCGGCGGCGAGCGCGCTGGTCAAACAGCGCTTGGGCTGA
- a CDS encoding (d)CMP kinase: MSEAVVIAIDGPVAAGKGTLARRLAAHLGLAHLDSGMIYRATAARLLDRDGDPDNEDDAADAARKLVSADLERGDLRAQETSQAASRLASHPKVRQALFDFQRRFAETPSGAVIDGRDIGTVVCPDANVKLYVTATLKARARRRHDELFARGIPADLAAISDEIAERDRRDMERPVAPLRQAEDAVLLDTSEMDAEQAFEAAVEIVRQRLNRSVNATI, from the coding sequence GTGAGTGAAGCCGTTGTCATCGCCATCGACGGACCCGTCGCCGCCGGCAAGGGAACGCTGGCGCGCCGGCTGGCAGCGCATCTCGGCCTCGCGCATCTCGACAGCGGCATGATCTATCGGGCCACCGCGGCGCGATTGCTCGACCGTGACGGTGATCCCGACAACGAGGACGACGCGGCTGACGCAGCACGGAAGCTGGTGTCGGCTGATCTCGAACGCGGCGATCTGCGAGCACAGGAAACCAGCCAGGCCGCGTCACGTCTGGCGTCCCATCCCAAGGTACGGCAGGCCCTCTTCGACTTCCAGCGACGTTTCGCCGAGACGCCGTCGGGAGCGGTGATCGACGGGCGTGATATCGGGACCGTGGTCTGCCCCGATGCCAACGTAAAGCTCTATGTCACCGCCACTCTCAAGGCCCGAGCCCGACGTCGCCATGACGAGCTGTTCGCGCGTGGCATACCGGCTGACCTCGCGGCGATATCCGATGAGATTGCCGAGCGTGACCGCCGCGACATGGAGCGGCCCGTCGCACCCTTGCGCCAGGCTGAGGATGCGGTACTGCTTGATACGTCCGAGATGGACGCTGAGCAGGCCTTCGAGGCCGCTGTCGAAATCGTCCGACAGCGGTTGAACCGGTCCGTCAACGCGACTATATGA
- the rpsA gene encoding 30S ribosomal protein S1: MTDTSVVQDTPASDESFEDLFNEFLERVDIVEGAVVEGTIVSMQGDSVLIDVGLKAEGHVPLREFTPPGGTPMVGVGDKVEVFVERLENRNGETVLSREKAQREEVWNQLEAAFENSDRVKGYIFQRVKGGFTVNLGGAFAFLPGSQVDIRPVRDVTPLMGDEHEFRILKMDRRRGNIVVSRRSVLEDERADQRAELISGLAEGQVLDGVVKNITDYGAFVDLGGLDGLLHVTDISWRRINHPSEALNIGQTVRVQVIRFNPETQRISLGMKQLEADPWEGVGAKYPVGARFSGRVTNITDYGAFVELEPGIEGLVHVSEMSWTRKNVHPGKIVSTSQEVDVEVLDVDSDKRRISLGIKQTQSNPWDHFLAQHPIDSEVEGEVKNITEFGLFIDIGDELDGMVHMSDLSWSKPGEEVIAEFKKGDRVKAKVLDVDVDKERISLGVKQLEDDPLADALDGISRGSIATCSVSRIMDNGVEVLIDGTVPGFIRKAELARERGDQRPDRFAEGDRLDAKVTAIDKATRKLSLSVKALEIDEEKKAMQTYGSADSGATLGDILGAALSAKGAEASEDEASQAKEPAVEEAAAADGETEETRPS; this comes from the coding sequence ATGACCGACACCAGCGTGGTGCAGGACACACCTGCGTCCGACGAGAGTTTTGAAGACCTTTTCAACGAGTTTCTGGAGCGCGTCGACATTGTCGAAGGCGCCGTCGTCGAGGGCACGATCGTGTCCATGCAGGGCGATTCCGTCCTGATCGACGTGGGCCTGAAGGCTGAGGGCCATGTTCCCCTTCGCGAGTTCACGCCACCGGGCGGTACGCCCATGGTCGGCGTCGGCGACAAGGTCGAGGTCTTCGTCGAGCGTCTCGAGAACCGCAACGGCGAGACGGTCCTGTCGCGCGAAAAGGCGCAGCGCGAGGAGGTCTGGAACCAGCTTGAGGCCGCGTTCGAGAACTCGGACCGGGTCAAGGGTTACATCTTCCAGCGCGTGAAAGGCGGTTTCACCGTCAATCTCGGCGGCGCGTTTGCGTTCCTGCCGGGTAGCCAGGTTGACATCCGGCCCGTGCGCGACGTCACCCCGCTGATGGGCGACGAGCACGAGTTCCGCATCCTCAAGATGGATCGTCGCCGCGGCAACATCGTCGTTTCGCGCCGTTCGGTGCTCGAGGACGAGCGTGCCGATCAGCGTGCCGAGTTGATCTCGGGCCTTGCCGAGGGCCAGGTGCTCGACGGTGTGGTCAAGAACATCACCGACTATGGTGCCTTCGTCGATCTGGGCGGGCTGGACGGCCTGCTCCACGTGACCGACATCTCCTGGCGCCGCATCAACCATCCCAGCGAGGCGCTGAACATCGGCCAGACCGTGCGTGTGCAGGTCATCCGCTTCAATCCGGAGACCCAGCGTATCTCGCTCGGCATGAAGCAGCTTGAGGCCGACCCCTGGGAGGGCGTCGGCGCCAAGTACCCGGTCGGCGCACGTTTCTCGGGCCGTGTTACCAACATCACCGACTACGGCGCCTTCGTGGAGCTGGAGCCCGGCATCGAAGGCTTGGTGCACGTCTCTGAGATGAGCTGGACGCGCAAGAACGTGCATCCCGGCAAGATCGTCTCGACCAGCCAAGAGGTCGATGTCGAGGTCTTGGATGTCGACTCGGACAAGCGTCGCATCAGCCTCGGCATCAAGCAGACCCAGAGCAATCCGTGGGATCACTTCCTGGCGCAGCATCCGATCGACAGCGAGGTCGAGGGCGAGGTCAAGAACATCACCGAGTTCGGTCTCTTCATCGATATCGGGGACGAACTCGACGGCATGGTCCACATGTCGGACCTCAGCTGGAGCAAGCCCGGCGAGGAGGTGATCGCCGAGTTCAAGAAGGGCGACCGCGTCAAGGCCAAGGTGCTTGATGTCGATGTCGACAAGGAGCGCATCAGCCTGGGCGTCAAGCAGCTCGAGGATGATCCGCTTGCAGATGCGCTCGACGGTATCTCGCGCGGTTCGATTGCGACCTGTTCGGTCTCGCGCATCATGGACAACGGTGTCGAGGTTCTGATCGACGGCACGGTACCCGGCTTCATCCGCAAGGCCGAACTGGCGCGCGAGCGTGGTGATCAGCGTCCCGACCGGTTCGCCGAGGGTGATCGTCTCGACGCCAAGGTGACGGCCATCGACAAAGCGACGCGCAAGCTGAGCCTCTCGGTCAAGGCGCTTGAGATCGACGAGGAGAAGAAGGCCATGCAGACCTACGGGTCGGCCGACTCCGGCGCGACGCTTGGCGATATTCTCGGCGCGGCACTCTCCGCCAAGGGCGCGGAAGCGTCCGAGGACGAGGCATCGCAGGCCAAGGAGCCGGCTGTCGAGGAGGCTGCCGCCGCTGACGGTGAGACCGAAGAGACGAGGCCCTCGTAA
- the aroA gene encoding 3-phosphoshikimate 1-carboxyvinyltransferase: MNSPHASGSDRSLSAMPCETLAGTLRVPGDKSVSHRSLIFGALAVGETVVDGLLEGEDVLATTSAMRAYGAEIVKDQDGLWRIHGCGVGGLGEPDRMLDMGNAGTGVRLVMGVAAGHAFTSFFCGDASLSKRPMGRVMDPLRKMGAAFHARGDGRLPLAVSGSAGLIPVEYRLPMPSAQVKSAVLLAGLHAPGVTTVIETEATRDHTERMLRGFGATVDVVEAGNGERAISLAGHQELRPATIRVPGDPSSAAFPVVAAACLPSAAIRVEGVGTNPLRTGLFQTLREMGAELRFENEREEGGEPVADLVVEGRDLRGVEVPPERAPTMIDEYPVLAVAAACAEGQTIMRGLAELRVKESDRLAAVASGLADNGVAVEELDDGLIVNGCAGRPAGGGTVAARLDHRIAMAFLVMGLLSAKGVMIDDVSPIETSFPGFTDLMAGLGAEFAQ, encoded by the coding sequence ATGAATAGCCCCCACGCCTCCGGTTCCGACCGTTCGCTCAGTGCGATGCCTTGCGAGACCCTTGCGGGAACCCTGCGCGTTCCCGGTGACAAGTCGGTGTCGCACCGGTCGCTCATCTTCGGTGCGCTGGCTGTGGGCGAGACGGTTGTCGATGGTCTTCTCGAAGGAGAGGACGTGCTCGCCACCACCTCGGCGATGCGCGCCTATGGTGCCGAAATCGTGAAGGACCAGGACGGGCTCTGGCGCATTCACGGGTGTGGTGTTGGTGGACTGGGTGAACCGGATCGGATGCTCGACATGGGCAACGCGGGAACGGGCGTGCGTCTCGTGATGGGTGTTGCCGCCGGTCATGCCTTCACATCGTTCTTCTGTGGCGATGCCTCCTTGAGCAAGCGCCCGATGGGTCGTGTGATGGACCCACTTCGGAAGATGGGTGCGGCGTTTCATGCGCGCGGCGACGGACGGCTGCCGCTCGCTGTCTCCGGCTCGGCCGGTCTGATCCCGGTCGAGTACCGATTGCCGATGCCGTCAGCCCAGGTGAAATCGGCGGTGCTTCTTGCCGGGCTCCATGCACCGGGTGTGACGACGGTGATCGAGACCGAGGCCACGCGCGACCACACCGAGAGGATGCTGCGGGGCTTTGGCGCCACCGTCGATGTCGTGGAAGCCGGGAACGGCGAGCGCGCAATCTCCCTCGCCGGTCATCAGGAGCTGCGGCCCGCGACGATTCGTGTACCCGGTGATCCGTCCTCTGCGGCATTTCCGGTCGTAGCGGCGGCGTGTCTTCCGAGTGCGGCGATCCGCGTCGAAGGTGTCGGAACAAATCCGCTGCGCACGGGCCTGTTCCAGACCCTGCGCGAGATGGGGGCCGAACTGCGGTTCGAGAACGAACGCGAAGAGGGCGGTGAACCCGTTGCCGACCTGGTCGTCGAAGGCCGTGACCTGCGTGGTGTGGAGGTGCCCCCCGAACGGGCGCCGACCATGATCGACGAGTATCCGGTGCTGGCCGTTGCGGCAGCCTGCGCGGAGGGACAGACAATTATGCGCGGTCTGGCCGAACTCCGGGTCAAGGAGAGCGATCGCCTTGCTGCGGTCGCCTCGGGCCTTGCCGACAACGGTGTGGCCGTCGAAGAGCTTGACGACGGACTGATCGTCAACGGTTGCGCCGGACGCCCTGCCGGCGGCGGTACCGTGGCCGCGCGCCTTGATCACCGGATCGCCATGGCCTTTCTGGTCATGGGTCTGCTCAGCGCAAAGGGGGTCATGATCGACGACGTCTCGCCGATCGAGACCAGCTTCCCCGGCTTCACCGACCTCATGGCGGGCCTTGGCGCGGAGTTTGCGCAGTGA
- a CDS encoding FYDLN acid domain-containing protein encodes MPKAEWGAKHICKSCGAKFYDMLQCPPTCPSCGAVIEIETKRKTRPVAEEKKAERKKAKNDEIADEDEVEEIDDDPDEDLLPDDEEEDDDGIGDVGRGKPSDEDEQET; translated from the coding sequence TTGCCCAAGGCCGAATGGGGCGCCAAGCACATCTGCAAGAGCTGTGGCGCAAAGTTCTACGACATGCTGCAGTGCCCGCCGACATGTCCGTCCTGTGGTGCCGTGATCGAGATCGAAACCAAGCGCAAGACGCGTCCGGTTGCCGAAGAGAAAAAGGCTGAAAGGAAGAAGGCCAAGAACGACGAGATCGCAGACGAGGATGAGGTCGAGGAGATCGATGACGATCCCGATGAGGATCTCCTGCCCGATGACGAGGAAGAAGACGATGACGGCATTGGCGATGTCGGCCGCGGCAAACCCTCGGACGAGGACGAACAAGAGACCTGA
- a CDS encoding SDR family oxidoreductase encodes MAQYTASKFGVVGFTQALAHRLASHSILVNAVCLGIVDTPMIHALADTAGIAVTEHVDDQLIKEPQIPEQIAYAQAYIHTSCAMTGQAININGGTLLH; translated from the coding sequence CTGGCCCAGTATACCGCCTCGAAGTTCGGTGTCGTCGGCTTCACCCAAGCCCTGGCCCACAGGCTTGCATCTCACAGCATTCTCGTGAACGCGGTGTGCCTCGGCATCGTAGACACGCCCATGATCCACGCGTTGGCCGACACGGCCGGCATCGCAGTCACCGAACATGTCGATGACCAGCTCATCAAGGAGCCCCAGATTCCCGAGCAGATCGCCTATGCCCAAGCCTATATCCACACCTCGTGTGCCATGACCGGCCAGGCGATCAACATCAATGGCGGCACGCTGTTACACTGA
- a CDS encoding DNA primase yields the protein MAFSPAFLDEIRTRVPLSDIVGKQVRLQRNGPEFKGLCPFHREKTPSFTVSEQKGFYHCFGCGAHGDVIGFVMRTENLSFPEAVERLAGLAGVEMPRQTPDERERERRAATLHDVLDEACRWFEEQLMGPDGAKTRAYLDRRGVTRETGERFRLGFAPDGRNRLIRHLRGKGVPPQLIAGAGLSAGGDGREPIDCFRHRLIFPIADRGGRIIAFGGRTMGDHPAKYINSPETDLFHKGMVLYGYAQARKPAHEAGTVIVAEGYMDVIALAQAGFCNAVAPLGTALTEGQLALLWRIADEPVLCFDGDAAGQRAAVRALERALLGLEPGRSLNFAMLPDGLDPDGLIKARGLSGMKQVLDRAIPLLDMLWRSRVEGGRFDTPERRAALDKELHDCVARIGNPNVRHHYKQAVRDRLRESFGPARFGRPTDRRDTHNRPGRRTSAYRMEMERKPSRLPDPVGDHDRSLRLLLGLPLVAPGLLERIAERLVEVTFNDPRHDRLRDSMLDALSAEEILDSESLHRHLTAHGLTELLGDLTGGAVGGSADPSLCVATVDEAELLWHHAFELLQQHRLKEEIEADAVAWAEDASNRDWRRLQAKQEMHQASEKRVVSLND from the coding sequence ATGGCGTTCTCTCCCGCCTTTCTGGACGAGATCCGGACGCGGGTTCCGCTTTCCGATATTGTGGGCAAACAGGTCCGGCTGCAGCGCAACGGTCCTGAGTTCAAGGGGCTGTGCCCCTTCCACCGCGAGAAGACCCCGTCCTTCACGGTCTCCGAGCAGAAGGGTTTCTATCACTGCTTCGGCTGCGGCGCACATGGCGACGTCATTGGCTTCGTTATGCGGACCGAGAACCTCAGTTTCCCCGAGGCAGTTGAGCGGCTGGCTGGTCTCGCCGGCGTTGAGATGCCGCGCCAGACACCGGACGAGCGGGAGCGCGAGCGGCGGGCGGCTACCCTGCACGATGTGCTGGACGAAGCCTGCCGCTGGTTCGAGGAACAGCTCATGGGGCCGGACGGTGCAAAGACCCGCGCCTATCTCGACCGTCGCGGCGTCACCCGCGAGACCGGTGAGCGGTTTCGGCTGGGTTTCGCGCCAGACGGCCGCAACCGGCTGATCCGGCACCTTCGCGGCAAGGGTGTCCCGCCGCAGCTGATCGCCGGCGCGGGGCTCTCGGCAGGCGGCGACGGCCGCGAGCCGATCGACTGCTTCCGTCACCGCCTTATCTTCCCGATCGCCGACCGCGGCGGGCGCATCATCGCCTTCGGCGGCCGCACCATGGGCGACCATCCGGCCAAGTACATTAACTCGCCCGAAACCGACCTCTTCCACAAGGGAATGGTGCTCTACGGCTATGCCCAGGCACGCAAGCCAGCACATGAGGCCGGCACGGTCATTGTCGCCGAGGGCTACATGGACGTCATCGCCCTGGCACAGGCCGGTTTCTGCAATGCCGTCGCACCGCTCGGCACGGCGCTCACCGAAGGCCAGCTCGCCCTGCTCTGGCGCATCGCCGACGAACCGGTGCTTTGCTTCGATGGCGATGCGGCGGGGCAGCGTGCTGCCGTGCGCGCCCTCGAGCGCGCCCTTCTTGGCTTGGAGCCGGGCCGGTCGCTCAACTTCGCCATGCTGCCCGACGGGCTTGATCCCGATGGCCTGATCAAGGCGCGCGGACTGTCGGGCATGAAGCAGGTGCTCGACCGCGCCATCCCGCTGCTCGACATGCTGTGGCGCAGCCGGGTCGAGGGTGGGCGGTTCGACACCCCGGAACGGCGTGCGGCGCTCGACAAGGAACTGCATGACTGTGTTGCGCGGATCGGGAACCCGAACGTGCGGCACCACTACAAGCAGGCGGTGCGCGATCGGCTGCGCGAGAGCTTCGGTCCCGCTCGGTTCGGCCGGCCGACCGACCGCCGCGACACCCACAACCGCCCAGGTCGGCGGACCAGCGCCTACCGGATGGAAATGGAGCGCAAACCCAGCCGTTTGCCCGATCCCGTCGGCGATCACGATCGTTCGCTGCGGCTTCTGCTAGGCCTTCCACTGGTCGCGCCGGGCCTGCTGGAACGCATCGCCGAGCGCCTCGTTGAGGTCACCTTCAACGATCCGCGCCACGACCGCCTGCGCGACAGCATGCTTGATGCGCTCTCGGCCGAGGAAATTCTTGACTCCGAGAGCCTCCATCGCCACCTCACAGCGCACGGATTGACCGAATTGCTGGGGGACCTCACCGGAGGGGCCGTTGGTGGTTCGGCCGATCCTTCATTGTGTGTGGCAACGGTCGATGAGGCCGAGTTGCTCTGGCACCACGCCTTCGAACTCCTGCAGCAGCATCGTCTGAAGGAGGAGATTGAGGCCGATGCCGTGGCTTGGGCCGAGGATGCAAGCAACCGGGACTGGCGGCGCCTGCAGGCAAAGCAGGAGATGCACCAGGCCTCGGAGAAGAGGGTGGTGTCGCTGAACGACTGA
- the rpoD gene encoding RNA polymerase sigma factor RpoD produces MATKPAEVKTTDDDGIDDPLLDTANAAIKKMLARGKERGYVTVDEISDAMPQDEVTSEQIEDTMAMLSEMGINVIESEESEEPVDEKTKAAPAEKPAATTTTSTTEMGYTDDPVRMYLREMGRVELLSREGEIAIAKRIEAGRDRMIRGICESPLTLRAIVAWRDMLQENRVLLRDIIDLEGTYGGGPDPSNNNNGNGAAKPASEKVRKGNGSDAEASGENGETGRNDDADDEANLSLSAMEQALLPEVMGTFDKIARAYNRLLKVQDDYLGAKLEGQEPAPATRRRYDKINRESYALVSTVKLHNNRIEAMVDELYGLNRRIIGLESALLKLASRRGVKRNEFLEEHVGNELDPDWLERIAGLSGRGWKAFADRDACKIIEVRAEIAKISVNSGLDIAEFKRIVHVVQKGEKEAGQAKKEMVEANLRLVISIAKKYTNRGLQFLDLIQEGNIGLMKAVDKFEYRRGYKFSTYATWWIRQAITRSIADQARTIRIPVHMIETINKLVRTSRQMLHEIGREPTPEELAEKLGMPLEKVRKVLKIAKEPISLETPIGDDEDSHLGDFIEDKNAVLPVDAAIHGNLRESTTKVLATLTPREERVLRMRFGIGMNTDHTLEEVGQQFSVTRERIRQIEAKALRKLKHPNRSRKLRSFLDN; encoded by the coding sequence ATGGCAACCAAACCCGCTGAGGTCAAGACCACCGACGACGACGGCATCGACGATCCCCTTCTCGATACTGCCAATGCCGCCATCAAGAAGATGCTGGCCCGTGGCAAGGAGCGCGGCTACGTCACGGTCGACGAGATCAGCGATGCCATGCCCCAGGACGAGGTGACCTCCGAGCAGATCGAGGACACCATGGCGATGCTCTCTGAAATGGGCATCAACGTCATCGAGAGCGAGGAATCCGAAGAGCCGGTCGATGAGAAGACCAAGGCCGCGCCCGCCGAGAAGCCAGCAGCGACGACCACCACCTCGACCACCGAGATGGGCTACACCGACGACCCCGTGCGCATGTACCTGCGCGAGATGGGCCGTGTCGAGCTACTATCCCGTGAAGGCGAGATCGCCATCGCCAAGCGCATTGAGGCCGGCCGTGACCGCATGATCCGCGGCATCTGCGAGAGCCCGCTGACCCTGCGCGCGATTGTCGCCTGGCGCGACATGCTGCAGGAGAACCGCGTTCTGCTGCGCGACATCATCGACCTTGAGGGTACCTATGGCGGTGGCCCTGACCCGTCGAACAATAACAACGGCAACGGCGCGGCCAAGCCCGCCTCCGAGAAGGTGCGCAAGGGCAATGGTTCGGATGCTGAAGCCTCGGGCGAGAACGGCGAAACAGGCAGAAACGACGATGCCGACGATGAGGCGAACCTCTCGCTCTCGGCCATGGAACAGGCGCTTCTGCCGGAGGTCATGGGGACCTTCGACAAGATCGCGCGCGCCTACAATCGCCTGCTGAAGGTTCAGGACGACTACCTCGGCGCCAAGCTGGAGGGCCAGGAGCCCGCGCCGGCCACACGCCGCCGTTACGACAAGATCAACCGTGAGAGCTACGCGCTCGTCAGCACGGTCAAGCTCCACAACAATCGCATCGAGGCGATGGTCGACGAGCTCTACGGGCTCAACAGACGGATCATCGGGCTGGAGAGTGCGCTGCTGAAGCTGGCCAGCCGCCGCGGCGTGAAGCGTAACGAGTTTCTCGAGGAGCACGTCGGCAACGAACTTGACCCCGATTGGCTCGAGCGTATAGCCGGTCTTTCCGGCCGTGGCTGGAAGGCCTTCGCGGATCGCGACGCCTGCAAGATCATTGAGGTGCGTGCCGAGATCGCGAAGATTTCGGTCAATTCCGGTCTCGACATCGCCGAGTTCAAGCGCATCGTGCACGTCGTCCAGAAGGGCGAGAAGGAAGCCGGCCAGGCGAAGAAGGAGATGGTCGAGGCAAACCTGCGTCTCGTGATCTCGATCGCCAAGAAATACACGAACCGCGGCCTGCAGTTCCTGGACCTGATCCAGGAGGGCAACATCGGCCTGATGAAGGCGGTCGACAAGTTCGAGTACCGCCGCGGCTACAAGTTCTCGACTTATGCCACGTGGTGGATCCGCCAGGCGATCACCCGCTCGATCGCCGATCAGGCTCGTACCATCCGTATTCCGGTGCACATGATCGAGACCATCAACAAGCTGGTGCGCACATCCCGCCAGATGCTGCACGAGATCGGCCGCGAGCCGACGCCCGAGGAGCTTGCCGAGAAGCTCGGCATGCCGCTCGAGAAGGTGCGCAAGGTGCTGAAGATCGCCAAGGAGCCGATCAGCTTGGAGACGCCGATCGGCGACGACGAGGACAGCCACCTGGGTGACTTCATCGAGGACAAGAACGCAGTCCTGCCCGTGGATGCTGCGATTCACGGCAACCTGCGGGAATCGACCACGAAGGTTCTGGCGACGCTCACGCCGCGCGAGGAACGCGTGCTGCGCATGCGCTTCGGCATCGGCATGAACACTGACCACACCCTCGAAGAGGTTGGCCAGCAGTTCTCGGTCACCCGCGAACGTATCCGCCAGATCGAGGCCAAGGCGCTCAGGAAGCTCAAGCACCCGAATCGCAGCCGCAAGCTTCGCAGCTTCCTCGATAACTAG
- a CDS encoding SDR family oxidoreductase: MSRYDLINNAGILTFNHIVDLSLDDWNHVLGVNLTGFFTRVARRGPPHDHAGHVRFDRVDRFDLRQVGQRQVWPSIPPRSSVSSASPKPWPTGLHLTAFS; the protein is encoded by the coding sequence ATGAGCCGCTATGACCTGATCAACAACGCCGGCATTCTGACCTTCAATCACATCGTTGATCTCTCGTTGGATGATTGGAACCACGTTCTGGGTGTCAACCTGACCGGGTTCTTTACTCGTGTCGCGCGTCGTGGCCCGCCGCATGATCACGCAGGGCACGTCCGCTTCGATCGGGTCGACCGCTTCGATCTCCGGCAAGTAGGGCAACGCCAGGTCTGGCCCAGTATACCGCCTCGAAGTTCGGTGTCGTCGGCTTCACCCAAGCCCTGGCCCACAGGCTTGCATCTCACAGCATTCTCGTGA
- a CDS encoding PD-(D/E)XK nuclease family protein, with the protein MNTRGGLESLRQRQSPGKLSERDIDLLLCAELHAASPLRTRMAAIWKDRRPTFEKAWINHTEFDGESDLVIWFRGDQGDLVLLVENKITAEFQPDQAERYRARAERSSKDNDADVRTVLVCPKKYLSRHLTEAERFDELLTYEDIIDDLASSTDARSRFLAEVLKDGIEANRQGYTPVPNKLVTKIWDTIWKIAVSETPNLNMREPGEKPGNATWIDFPDAEGFSAADRKGLKLSLILKAEHGQADLQFGEMCPEKLKSILNELLEPGMSVEKAKKSASVRISVEKIDFGRTPEEQEKAIRKDLRQVERLRAFYVENRIGDRVRERL; encoded by the coding sequence ATGAACACCCGCGGAGGACTCGAAAGTCTGAGGCAGCGCCAGTCGCCGGGAAAGCTCAGCGAGCGAGATATCGATTTGCTGTTGTGCGCTGAGCTTCATGCAGCAAGCCCACTTCGTACTAGAATGGCGGCCATATGGAAGGACCGGCGTCCGACCTTCGAGAAGGCGTGGATTAACCATACGGAGTTCGACGGCGAGTCAGACCTCGTTATATGGTTCCGCGGCGATCAGGGCGACTTGGTCCTTCTCGTCGAAAACAAGATCACGGCAGAATTCCAGCCCGACCAAGCCGAGAGGTACCGGGCCCGGGCCGAGCGTTCGAGCAAAGACAACGATGCCGATGTTCGGACCGTGCTCGTGTGTCCGAAAAAATATCTGTCCCGACACTTGACCGAGGCCGAGCGCTTCGATGAGTTGCTGACATACGAGGACATTATCGACGACCTGGCGAGCTCGACCGACGCCCGGTCCCGGTTCCTCGCCGAGGTGCTCAAGGACGGCATCGAGGCCAATCGACAAGGTTACACTCCGGTTCCCAACAAACTGGTCACCAAAATCTGGGACACCATCTGGAAAATCGCAGTCTCCGAGACCCCCAATCTGAACATGAGGGAACCCGGAGAGAAGCCGGGGAATGCTACCTGGATCGATTTTCCTGACGCAGAAGGTTTCAGCGCTGCGGATCGAAAAGGCTTGAAATTATCTCTTATTCTGAAGGCAGAGCACGGACAGGCGGACCTGCAATTCGGGGAAATGTGCCCTGAAAAACTCAAAAGCATCCTTAACGAACTTCTTGAGCCTGGCATGAGTGTGGAAAAGGCTAAGAAATCTGCGAGTGTGCGGATCTCTGTTGAAAAAATTGACTTTGGGCGCACCCCAGAGGAGCAGGAGAAGGCAATTCGAAAGGACCTTCGCCAAGTGGAACGCCTCCGAGCCTTTTATGTGGAGAACCGGATTGGTGACAGGGTACGTGAACGCCTGTGA